Part of the Quercus lobata isolate SW786 chromosome 6, ValleyOak3.0 Primary Assembly, whole genome shotgun sequence genome, TGTGGCCTCAGCTTTGGAAGAGGCTTTACTACTCCCCACTGATATGGCCGAGCTGCGGTCTATCAGAAAGCATGAGGTTTTCCTTAACCTCAAAAGATATCTGGGCATGGTATGcatccatctttttttttttttttaacatctttatttttattcgTAAGGTTACTAACCCTTTTCTTTCAGGCTGTCCAAGCTACTTTCAAGGTCTAGGAGATAACCAATTCCTGCTACCGGCAGCTAGAAGACGAGAGGACTAGGCGCGTGGCAGTTGTGGAGTCGTTTAACATTGTCGATCAGTCCAACAAGGATCTAAGGAACAAACTGAAAGAGGAGGAACAGGCAAGATGAAGTGCTGACTCGGCTTTGGAGGACGCTCAGAAGCAAGCCGAGGATCAGAGGCTGCTCTTGTGTGATGCCAAGGAATAGTTGGCTTCTTCTAAAGAGCAAATAGTGGCTCTTCGGAAGAAGTTAGAGGAAGTCCAAAAGCAGAAGGATCAAGCTGAGAGGTCTAAAGATGAGGCTGAGAAAGCTAAAAGGGAGGTTAAGAAGGCTCAGGATGAGGCTGAGCAGCACGGTTACGACGTCGGAGTAGCCGAGACCGAGGAAACCCTTAGGGCCGTGTGTCAAACCTATTGCGCTCAGACTGGGGATGAAGCCCTCAACtgagctggggttgaggcttcttcTGAACTGAGAAAACCAGAAAATATCTACTACCCACCAGCCATACGAGCCTCAGACCTTCCTCCCACTCAAGGTGAAGTAGCCTCTGCATTTGCTAACCTTATTGAAGAGACACAGCCTCAGGATCCTCCTCCTCCTAGTCAGCAGGAGCAAGCAAAAGAATCTGAAGCTCCCAAGGAAATCTCCTCTGATGTGGATAGGCCTTTGGACAAGACTACAGAGGTTCCACAAGATGGGGCAGCTTCCCAAAGTTTTGAACTAGTCTTAGCTTTAGTCACCATGCCTGCCAAGGAAGCTTCTAAGGAGAAAGAAGAGGTGACTCCTACTGAGGCAGCTAATCAAGCTGACAAGACCTCCACGGATAGGCTTCAGATAAAGTTGAAACCATGAATCCTCATTTTTATAATGTAGTTACAATTTCTATAATGGAATTTCCCTTCTCTAAgacatgttttaatgaaatgtgCACTTTACTTTCccaaatttatacattttttttttcttcacttatgcaattttcattttgactaTTCTTTGATTAGACATAACCATATGCTATAAAAGTGCGAAGTTGCTTACACAAGGGAAAACAcagtttttacacatttttaattGAGAATCAGAGTAGATCAATACTACTAAATCCACAGTACTATCAAGACATACTTTGTATCTATCAACTCTAACAAGTTTTCTAACTTTGAGAGAATATTCAAGCGTTGACCAAACAACAGCCAAGCCCAGGGTACCCtaaaatgctttaagtgatgctcatggACTTACTTCAATTTACATCTTTGTTGGGTGGTAATAACCATGTGATCTGAGAAGGGAATCAGGAGTTTGCTTATTTTTAATGCTTGGGCTAATGTCTGACTAACACTTTAATAGATGtcatagtgtattaatttccactgAGTTTATTGAGGAACCTAACATAATTTAGTTTCTGCTTAATACTTCGATAGATGTTAAAGAgtattaatttccaccaagtctATGGTCagaggaacctgacatgacttaatttctgtttaatacttcaatagatatcaaggggtattaatttccactaagtctgtggtccaaggaacctgacatgacttagtttttgtttaatacttcaatagatgttcaagggtattaatttccactaagccTGTGGTCTGAAAAActtgacatgacttagtttctatttaatacttcaatagatgtcaaggagtattaatttccactaagtctgtggtctaagaaacctgacataacttagtttctgtttaatacttcaatagatgtcaaggggtattaatttccactaagtctgtggtccgagaaacctgacatgacttagtttctgtttaatacttcaatagatgtcaaggggtattaatttccactaagtctgtggtccgaggaacctaacatgacttagtttctatttaatacttcaatagatagGGAAAGGCATGATATATGATTGGAATGAATTAAAAATGAACTAAACAAGGttgcttttattaataataatacctctttaggttgtttacattccaaggatggagtacagttttttcatctaggtcATCCAAATAGTACGTGCCTATTCTTGCCACTGAAgtgatgcgatatggtcctTCCTAATTAGGCCCTAACTTTCCCTAGGCTAGATTCCTAGCAGTGCCTAAAACTTTTCTTAATACCAAATCTCCTAGTGCTAATGGCCTTAGCTTTATATTGGTATCATAACTTTGCTTGAGCTTGTGCTGATAGTAGGCTAGTTGGACCATTGCAGTCtctcttcgttcttcaatcaaaTCTAAACTCTTTCCTAGCAACTCATCATTGTCGTCTGAAGTGAAGTCACTTGTTCTCAGCATTGGGAAACCAGTCTCCAGAGGAATTACAGCCTCGACTCCATACGTCATTGAATAGGTGGTTTCTCCTGTTGACTGACGAGGTGTAGTTCGATACAACCAAAGGACATGTGGCAACTCTTTCACTCATCTTCCCTTTGCAtcgtccaacctctttttaAGTCCATTCACTATAACCTTATTGACAGCTTCGACTTACCCATTCCTTTGTGGATAGGCCagagtggaatatctattctttattcTCATATCACAACAGTACCTCCTGAaagctttgctatcaaactgaagaTCATTATCCGAGATGAGAGTATGAGGGACCCCAAATCGAGTAATGATATTCTTCCAAATAAACCTATTGACATCCACATCTCTGATATTAGCCAAAGgttcagcttcgacccatttggtgaaatagtcTATGCTGACCAGAAAATACTTTTTGTTTCCTACTGCCTTAGGGAAAGGACCTATAATATCTAAACCCCactgagcaaaaggccaagggctagaaAGAGGATTAAGAACTCCTCCCGATTAATGAATGTTTGGCGTGAATCTCTTACATTGATCACATTTTTTAACATACTCCTGTGCTTCCTTTTGCATGCTCGGCCACTAGTATCCCAGAGTAATGGCTCGGTGAGATAaagatcttcctcctgtgtAACTTCCATAAATTCCTTCATGTAGTTCTTCTAGGAGTAGTTCTGACGCCTCGGGGTGTATGCAAAGTAGATATGGCCCAGAAAAAAAGCGTTTGTACAACTTTTTGTCCTTGGAAAGCCAAAACCAAGGAGCTTTCCTTCACACTTTCTCAGCTTCTGACTTCTCCCCAGGCAATATGTCCTCAAGGAATAGCAgtataggatccatccagctcggcCCTACCCTGATTTGATGGACTTGGAGCAAATCTCTCTTCATTGTGGTAAGGGTGCATAGGTCTTTGACAAGTACTACTCGGGGCAAATCCTGTGCCGAGGAAGTGGCAAAGGTAGCTAGGGAATCTGCATGTGTATTTCCACTTCTAGGGACATGCGATAAACTAAAAGATTCAGATTCTGTTTGTATGTGCCTAACCTAACCCAAATATTCCTGCATTCTGGCATCCCGGGCTTCCAATTCCCCATTTACCTGGCCTACGACTAGTCTTAAGTCTGAGAATATTTCTACTGCTTTTCCACCTATCTTTTGGACCATCGCCATTCCCATCAATAAAGCTTTatattctgcttcattgtttGTGGTCGAGAACCCCAAcctcaatgatttttcaatggtgaTCGTCTCAGGAGATATCAAAACTAGCCCCACCCCGGACCCCTTTTGGTTTGCTGCGCCATCAACGTACACTTTCTAGTGAAGGTCTTTGCACGgagattgtgccaaccgattttccagCCATGTTTTGCTCCTTTGCTACTATTTCTATCAGGGGTTTAGCAAATTCGGCTATTAAATTAGCGAGGACCTAACCCTTGACAGAGGTccgaggcatgtatttgatatcgaaagcccctagaactgtgCTTCACTTGGCAATTCTTCCCGTGTAATCGGCACTTTGGAGTACAAACTTAAGTGGAAGCTAAGTTAGAACAACAACTGTGTGCGTTTGGAAGTAATGAGGGAGTTTTCACGTGGCATACACTACTGCCAAGATCGCCTTCTCCAATGGTAAATaacgcacctcggcctcatgtaatgatttactAACATAACAGACTAGTCATTGTATGCCACCATCAATTCGTATCAACACCAAGCTTACAGTATAAGGGGCCATCGCAATATAGGCGAATAAAACCTCGTCAGCCTtagggctagacatgatcggTGGCCAGGATAGATATTCCTTAAGTTGCTAGAAGGCCAAAGCACAGTCCTTGGACCACTTAAATTCTCTCCATTTGTTCATCAGGAGGTAAAATGGTCGGCATCTATCCGCAGATCTGGAAATAAACCGATTCAAGGCTGCGATCATTCCAATGAGTTTCTGGACTTCTTTGGGGTTTTGAGGAGGTTGCAAATTGTGAATTGCTTTGATCTAATCTGGGCTCACCTCAATTCCCATATGAGTAACCATATAGCCCAAAAATTTGCCAGACCCGACACCAAATGAGTACTTAGAGGCATTGAGACGCAGTTTGTGTTTCCTTAAGATGTCAAAAATGACTCCGAGGTCTCTCACGTGCTTGGACATCATtttactctttaccaccatgtcgtctatgtagacttcaatacTCTTTCCTagctgtggctcaaacattctagtcatcatcctttggtaggtagaccccgcattcttcaaaccaaagggcatcactttgtagtggtAATTTCCAATAGGAGTCACGAATGCTGTTTTTTCTTGATCACCCAGGGCTACtggtatttgatgatagccttgaaaggcatctaagaaaCTTATCCGATGATAGCCTACAGTTGCATCCACTAACTGTTCTATTCGAGGCATGGGAAATGGGTCTTTTGAACACGCCTTGTTTaagtccgtgaagtccacaTAAACTCGCTTGCTTGAGCTTTCTCACCTCATCCTTGACAGCGTTGGCGTGCTCCTTATGGGCGTCGAGTTGGTTGTTTTTTGGGAGTGGTTGATGGATTTACATTTAAGTGGTGACATATGAAGTTCGAATCAATTCTTGTGGTATCATAAgcgtcccatgcgaacacatcaacattttcttTTAGGAACCCTATCAATCCCTCCTTTTCTCGAGGGGGTAGTTAAGATCCCACCTAGAAGAACCTCTTCGGGTTATCGCCAATGATCACCTTTTCTAAATCCTCACATTTTTCTTCCTCAGCTGGTGCATTAATAGGCGATGCCGGGGTCTTTGATTGCTATGAGCTTTCTTCAACACAGGCTGAGGAATCTGCTCTAGGCCGATGTGAGATGGCAGCCACCAGGCACTCCCTTGCAGTAGCCTGGCAACCTTGAATTTTTAGGACCCGGCCCTCGGAAGGGAACTTCACCTTCTGATACAAGGTGGAGGCAACGACTCCCAgggtatgaagccaaggtctggccACGATGGCAGTGTAAGGGGAGTAAGTATCCACCACAATGAAGTCAACCTCCATTATCTCCGGGCCAGTTTGCACAAGTAGTCTAATCTGGCCTTTTGGCATGACAATCTTCCcatcaaaactcatcaagggGGAGCTGTAGGGCTTCAAATCTTCCGGTCTCAACTTCAGCCCCTTATAGAGATCGGGGTACATAATCTCGGCTCCACTACCATCACCTAACATTACCTTTTTCACGTTGTAACCCCCAATCTGAAGAGTGATTACCAACGCATCGTCATGGGGTTGAATGGTTCCAATTCTGTCTTCCTTGGAGAAACTCAAGACCGAATGAGGATACATTTTGGGTCTTTTTGGCTCTGGGCCAGAGTCATCGGTGGGTAGTTGAGCTACAGACATCACCCTAGAAAGGCATGAGCTCGTCCTCCCCGGAGCAACAAAGATTATGTTTATCGTTCCTATGGGTGGTCTTAAGAAAGTATCTCTCCGGGGCTCCTGGTTTGCCTGGCCTTGATGACCACTGGAAGGATGTAAAAGGTGCCTCAGTTTCCTTTCTAgaaccaactgatctaggtggtTCCTAAGGTTCTTACAGTCTTCTGTAGTATGTCCGTGGTCCTGGTAGTATTAACAATACAAACGTGATTGCGCTTCATGGAGTCTCCagccatcttatttggccactTGAAGAATGACTCATTcttaattttctccaaaacctgATGTACCGGTTCTCTGAATACGGCATTAATCATCTGCATGTTAGTTTATCTGGATTGCCCTGCGAAATCTCTCCTCGGACGGTTATTGTTGTatcggtccgacctgaaatcactCCTCCTTTGAGGGATAtccttttcctttcctttcctttcccttgcaGCTGGTCCTCTTCTactcttttgtatttttcaatctGGTCCATAAGTTGACGTACACTGGTGACAGGCTTACcagtcaaggatttcctcaagccGTGCTCAATTGGGAGACCGCTTTTAAAAGTGCTGATGGCGACGTCATCAAAGTTGTCGTCCatctcattatacatttcccaATATTTGTCCGAGTATGCTTTTAGAGTTTCTCCCTCACGCATGGATAATGACAACAACGAACTTATaggccgaggaaccctgctaTTTGTAATGAAGCGAGAGCCAAAGACTTGGGTGAGCTGCTTATAGGAATCTATGGAGTTCGTCTTCaagccgttgaaccacctcatcgctaCAGGTCCTAGGCTAGACGggaaaatcttgcacatcaaagcTTCGTTCTTGGAGTGGACGGCCATTCTTTGATTAAACTAGCTCACATGCTCTACGGGGTCCATTTGACCATTATAAACGGTGAACATAGGTTGATGGAACTGCCGAGGTAGCCTAGCCCCTTCTATCTTGCACATGAAGGATGACGTAGAGATCTAATCCAGAGCCTTACTTAGGGCATCATTACCCAGGTCCCTACTAGATGGGCCTTTATGTTTTCGTCTATGATGGTGCTCATCTTCATAAGAGAAGGTTTCG contains:
- the LOC115949704 gene encoding ensconsin-like, encoding MGIQRKSKRSLLDLIESQPGKDALGKPTQPKLPPPFPQPYLPSRLEPIDLKRKREQKGKEVLEAGRSRPMPEEETQRAAKQQKTGQAGQRGLKRRDNQPPKPQAWLPAPMLNGEPLRDNASIRDFHGGNGCHVASALEEALLLPTDMAELRSIRKHEVFLNLKRYLGMLEDERTRRVAVVESFNIVDQSNKDLRNKLKEEEQLASSKEQIVALRKKLEEVQKQKDQAERSKDEAEKAKREVKKAQDEAEQHGYDVGVAETEETLRAASSELRKPENIYYPPAIRASDLPPTQGEVASAFANLIEETQPQDPPPPSQQEQAKESEAPKEISSDVDRPLDKTTEVPQDGAASQSFELVLALVTMPAKEASKEKEEVTPTEAANQADKTSTDRLQIKLKP
- the LOC115949706 gene encoding uncharacterized protein LOC115949706 — encoded protein: MSVAQLPTDDSGPEPKRPKMYPHSVLSFSKEDRIGTIQPHDDALVITLQIGGYNVKKVMLGDGSGAEIMYPDLYKGLKLRPEDLKPYSSPLMSFDGKIVMPKGQIRLLVQTGPEIMEVDFIVVDTYSPYTAIVARPWLHTLGVVASTLYQKVKFPSEGRVLKIQGCQATARECLVAAISHRPRADSSACVEESS